In one window of Azoarcus olearius DNA:
- a CDS encoding NAD(P)/FAD-dependent oxidoreductase, with protein MERFDAIVIGAGVIGTSVAYHLARLGCTRVLVLDRTQIGAGTTSQSSGILRTHYSVIENVRLAQASWAVFNDFANYLGDEDAASGLVKCGYLIAAPEGPRLAALDAALKAQQAQGIEVRFLDQAEASSLLPISRFDDAALIGFEPEAGFADAYLVATGFARAARRLGVKIREGVEVEKLLVEDGKVTGVDTSVGRFLADTVISTQNIWARDIERWTGIASPVVAERHSVLALEGPSAYTFQMPVYKDLGSSGMLYCRSYGGKQMLVSEGIVGEALPAPDNEQGDISMDYMLEVGEQVAERFPSFGEAGVASAWTGVYDVTPDWNPVLGRLPDIDGLVVGYGFSGHGFKLSPAVGLVLAQCALGLPTAVDIAPYALERFRAGQLLTGKYGLGAVS; from the coding sequence ATGGAAAGATTTGACGCAATCGTCATCGGTGCCGGTGTCATCGGCACCTCGGTGGCCTACCACCTCGCCCGCCTGGGCTGCACCCGCGTGCTGGTGCTCGACCGCACCCAGATCGGCGCCGGCACCACCTCGCAGTCGAGCGGCATCCTGCGCACGCACTACTCGGTGATCGAGAACGTGCGGCTGGCGCAGGCGTCTTGGGCGGTGTTCAACGATTTCGCCAACTACCTCGGGGACGAGGATGCGGCCTCGGGACTGGTGAAGTGCGGCTACCTGATCGCCGCGCCCGAAGGCCCGCGGCTGGCGGCGCTGGACGCGGCGCTGAAGGCGCAGCAGGCGCAGGGCATCGAGGTGCGCTTCCTCGACCAGGCGGAAGCCAGCAGCCTGCTGCCGATATCGCGCTTCGACGACGCCGCGCTGATCGGCTTCGAACCCGAAGCCGGCTTTGCCGATGCCTACCTGGTTGCCACCGGCTTCGCCCGCGCCGCCCGCCGCCTGGGGGTGAAGATCAGGGAAGGCGTCGAGGTGGAAAAGCTGCTGGTCGAAGACGGCAAGGTCACCGGCGTCGATACCTCGGTGGGCCGCTTCCTCGCCGACACCGTGATCAGCACCCAGAACATCTGGGCGCGCGACATCGAACGCTGGACCGGCATCGCCAGCCCGGTGGTGGCCGAGCGCCACAGCGTGCTCGCGCTCGAAGGGCCGTCCGCCTACACCTTCCAGATGCCGGTGTACAAGGACCTCGGCTCGTCCGGGATGCTGTATTGCCGCAGCTACGGCGGCAAGCAGATGCTGGTCAGCGAAGGCATCGTCGGCGAGGCGCTGCCGGCGCCGGACAACGAGCAGGGCGACATCAGCATGGACTACATGCTGGAAGTGGGCGAGCAGGTCGCCGAGCGTTTCCCGAGCTTCGGCGAGGCCGGCGTGGCCTCGGCCTGGACCGGCGTCTATGACGTAACCCCGGACTGGAACCCGGTGCTGGGGCGCCTGCCGGACATCGACGGGCTGGTCGTCGGCTACGGCTTCTCCGGCCACGGCTTCAAGCTCTCCCCCGCCGTCGGGCTGGTGCTGGCGCAGTGCGCGCTCGGCCTGCCCACGGCGGTGGACATCGCCCCCTACGCGCTCGAACGCTTCCGCGCCGGCCAGCTGCTGACCGGCAAGTACGGCCTCGGCGCGGTGTCCTGA
- a CDS encoding electron transfer flavoprotein subunit beta/FixA family protein has product MHILVPVKRVIDHNVKVRVKSDGSGVETAGVKMSINPFDEVAVEQAVRLKEQGVASKVTAVACGSATSQDVLRAALAMGADAAVLIETGDALEPQATARLLRALIARDGADLVLCGKQDIDDDLGATAPMLAALLDWPQAVSVNRLQAAAGELQLWCDADAGSQQLAVDLPAVLGVDLRLCDPRNITLPAMMRAKKAPITTLAAAELGDAAPATVRQLQVAEPAARAPGIKLDSLAALIERLRALPALQS; this is encoded by the coding sequence ATGCACATTCTCGTTCCCGTCAAACGGGTGATCGACCACAACGTCAAGGTGCGCGTCAAAAGCGACGGCTCCGGCGTGGAAACGGCCGGGGTCAAGATGTCCATCAACCCCTTCGACGAAGTCGCCGTGGAACAGGCGGTGCGGCTGAAGGAACAGGGCGTCGCCAGCAAGGTCACCGCGGTTGCCTGCGGCAGCGCCACCAGCCAGGACGTGCTGCGCGCCGCGCTGGCGATGGGCGCCGACGCCGCGGTGCTGATCGAGACCGGCGACGCGCTGGAGCCGCAGGCCACCGCCCGTCTGCTGCGCGCGTTGATCGCCCGTGACGGCGCCGACCTGGTGCTGTGCGGCAAGCAGGACATCGACGACGACCTCGGCGCCACCGCGCCGATGCTGGCGGCGCTGCTCGACTGGCCGCAGGCGGTCTCGGTCAACCGCCTGCAGGCGGCAGCCGGGGAGCTGCAGTTGTGGTGCGATGCCGACGCCGGCAGCCAGCAACTTGCGGTGGATCTGCCGGCCGTGCTCGGCGTCGATCTGCGCCTGTGCGACCCGCGCAACATCACCCTGCCGGCGATGATGCGCGCCAAGAAAGCGCCGATCACCACCCTGGCCGCGGCCGAACTGGGCGACGCCGCCCCGGCCACCGTGCGCCAGCTCCAGGTCGCCGAACCCGCCGCGCGCGCGCCCGGCATCAAGCTGGACAGCCTGGCCGCGCTGATCGAACGCCTGCGCGCCCTGCCCGCCCTGCAATCCTGA
- a CDS encoding electron transfer flavoprotein subunit alpha/FixB family protein: MNALIIAAHDGQQLDPATACAVTAARPLAANGRIDILVVGHDTAAVAAQAAALVGVASVRVADSPALGAPNAETLARQITAVAAGYAWVVAAHNLQARAALPRAAALAGAAYLSDVVRTAADALERPAYAGAVVTRVRPLAAATFLTVRASAFPAAAAASAAAPIEAVAAVEADARTRILGSEGGASTRPDLSRARIVVAGGRGVGSAENMAKVEALADHLGAAVGASRAAVDAGFAPNAVQIGQTGKVVAPDLYLALGISGAIQHLAGIKDAKCIVAINKDPDAPIFQIADYGIVGDLFEALPVLQAQLAAAAA, translated from the coding sequence ATGAACGCCCTCATCATCGCCGCCCACGACGGCCAGCAGCTCGACCCCGCCACCGCCTGCGCGGTCACCGCAGCCCGGCCCCTGGCCGCCAACGGCCGCATCGACATCCTCGTCGTCGGCCACGACACCGCGGCCGTCGCCGCCCAGGCCGCGGCGCTGGTCGGCGTCGCCAGCGTGCGGGTGGCCGATTCCCCGGCGCTGGGCGCGCCCAATGCCGAAACCCTGGCGCGCCAGATCACCGCGGTGGCCGCCGGCTATGCCTGGGTGGTGGCCGCGCACAACCTGCAGGCCCGCGCCGCGCTGCCGCGCGCGGCGGCGCTGGCCGGCGCCGCCTACCTGAGCGACGTGGTGCGCACCGCCGCCGACGCGCTCGAACGCCCGGCCTATGCCGGCGCGGTGGTGACGCGGGTCCGGCCGCTCGCCGCCGCCACCTTCCTCACCGTGCGCGCCAGCGCCTTTCCCGCCGCCGCGGCCGCATCGGCAGCAGCCCCGATCGAAGCAGTCGCCGCCGTCGAGGCGGATGCCCGCACCCGCATCCTCGGCAGCGAGGGCGGCGCCAGCACCCGCCCCGACCTGAGCCGCGCGCGCATCGTGGTGGCGGGCGGGCGCGGCGTGGGCTCGGCGGAGAACATGGCGAAGGTCGAAGCGCTGGCCGACCATCTGGGCGCCGCGGTGGGCGCGTCGCGCGCGGCGGTCGATGCCGGCTTCGCCCCCAACGCGGTACAGATCGGCCAGACCGGCAAGGTGGTCGCGCCCGACCTGTATCTGGCGCTGGGCATCTCCGGCGCCATCCAGCACCTGGCCGGCATCAAGGACGCCAAGTGCATCGTCGCCATCAACAAGGACCCGGACGCGCCGATCTTCCAGATCGCCGACTACGGCATCGTCGGCGATCTGTTCGAAGCGCTGCCGGTGCTGCAGGCGCAGCTCGCGGCCGCGGCCGCCTGA
- a CDS encoding HutD family protein: MTAAAARPFVLAAIAPQPWRNGGGATREILCAPSADGEGWDWRVSVAEIEQPGAFSVFAGVDRTALLLDGAGLALHGSAPQPPLVFAAAGCVHRFAGETALAARLGGGPARLFNVMTRRSRASAVLGTHTGDGALDLGDAVATVLFVTRGCFALTLDAAAGYRLQAGHGLCLDGDSAQRVRHACLQALQPDASLIQVSFHRH, from the coding sequence ATGACTGCCGCCGCAGCGCGCCCCTTCGTGCTCGCCGCCATCGCGCCGCAACCGTGGCGCAACGGCGGCGGCGCCACCCGCGAGATCCTGTGCGCGCCCTCGGCGGACGGCGAGGGCTGGGACTGGCGGGTGAGCGTGGCCGAGATCGAGCAGCCCGGCGCCTTCTCGGTGTTCGCCGGGGTGGACCGCACGGCGCTGCTGCTCGACGGCGCCGGGCTGGCCCTGCACGGCAGCGCGCCGCAACCGCCGCTGGTGTTCGCCGCAGCCGGCTGCGTGCACCGCTTTGCCGGCGAAACCGCGCTCGCCGCCCGCCTCGGCGGCGGACCGGCGCGGCTCTTCAACGTGATGACCCGCCGCAGCCGGGCCAGCGCCGTGCTCGGCACACACACGGGCGACGGCGCGCTGGATCTGGGTGACGCGGTCGCCACGGTGCTGTTCGTCACTCGCGGCTGCTTCGCCCTGACCCTCGACGCCGCGGCCGGCTACCGCCTGCAAGCCGGCCACGGCCTGTGCCTCGACGGCGACTCCGCGCAGCGCGTGCGGCACGCCTGCCTGCAGGCGCTGCAGCCGGATGCCAGCCTGATCCAGGTCTCCTTCCACCGGCACTGA
- a CDS encoding electron transfer flavoprotein-ubiquinone oxidoreductase, with the protein MTPQDLLDHYGPRESTTYDVAIVGAGPAGLATAIRLKQLAAERGGEISVVVLEKGSEPGAHILSGAVMDPRALDELIPDWKERGAPLHQPVTADEVLLLSETGAWRTPAALVPHNFHNAGNYVVSLGKVVRWLAAQAEALGVDIFPGFAAAEVLYNEDGAVKGVATGNMGIGRDGAPGADFQLGMELHAGYTVFAEGARGQLGRQLLERFRLQDGKAPQSFGIGIKELWEIPAERARPGLVVHTAGWPMDTHTFGGGFLYHLENNQVALGFVVGLDYRNPWLSPFEEMQRWKQHPAIRRHIEGSRRLGYGARAINNGGIPSLPKTVFPGGALVGCDAGYLNASRIKGSHAAIKSGMLAAEAIHEALAAGRSHDELAAYPAAFERSWLYRELRAASNFKPWFKKGRTVGMLMAGIEHWLLPRLGIATPPWTLRNPAPDHSFLAAAADCPKIDYPKPDGRISFDRLSSVFLSNTNHAENQPAHLTLKDADVPLAINRARYAGPEARYCPAGVYEFVADDAGRERLQINAQNCVHCKTCDIKDPTQNIVWCAPEGGGGPNYTGL; encoded by the coding sequence ATGACCCCGCAAGACCTCCTCGACCACTACGGCCCGCGCGAATCCACCACCTACGACGTCGCCATCGTCGGTGCCGGCCCGGCCGGCCTCGCCACCGCCATCCGCCTCAAGCAGCTGGCCGCCGAACGCGGCGGCGAAATCTCCGTCGTCGTTCTCGAAAAGGGCTCCGAACCCGGCGCCCACATCCTCAGCGGCGCCGTCATGGACCCGCGCGCGCTCGACGAGCTGATTCCCGACTGGAAGGAACGCGGCGCGCCGCTGCATCAGCCGGTCACCGCCGACGAAGTGCTGCTGCTCTCGGAAACCGGCGCGTGGCGGACGCCTGCCGCGCTGGTGCCGCACAACTTCCACAACGCGGGCAACTACGTCGTCAGCCTCGGCAAGGTGGTGCGCTGGCTGGCCGCGCAGGCCGAAGCCCTGGGCGTCGACATCTTCCCCGGCTTCGCCGCCGCCGAAGTCCTCTACAACGAGGATGGCGCAGTCAAGGGCGTGGCCACCGGCAACATGGGCATCGGCAGGGACGGAGCGCCGGGCGCCGACTTCCAGCTGGGCATGGAGCTGCACGCCGGCTACACCGTGTTCGCCGAAGGCGCGCGCGGCCAGCTCGGGCGCCAGCTGCTGGAGCGCTTCCGGCTGCAGGACGGCAAGGCGCCGCAGAGCTTCGGCATCGGCATCAAGGAACTGTGGGAAATCCCGGCCGAGCGCGCCCGCCCCGGCCTGGTGGTGCACACCGCCGGCTGGCCGATGGACACGCACACCTTCGGCGGCGGCTTCCTCTACCACCTGGAGAACAACCAGGTCGCGCTCGGCTTCGTCGTCGGGCTGGATTACCGCAACCCCTGGCTCAGCCCGTTCGAGGAGATGCAGCGCTGGAAGCAGCATCCGGCCATCCGGCGCCACATCGAAGGCAGCCGGCGGCTGGGCTACGGCGCGCGCGCCATCAACAACGGCGGCATCCCCAGCCTGCCGAAGACGGTGTTTCCGGGCGGGGCGCTGGTCGGCTGCGACGCCGGCTACCTGAATGCCAGCCGCATCAAGGGCAGCCACGCCGCGATCAAGAGCGGCATGCTGGCGGCCGAGGCCATCCATGAAGCACTGGCCGCCGGCCGCAGCCACGACGAACTCGCCGCCTACCCCGCAGCCTTCGAGCGCAGCTGGCTGTACCGCGAACTGCGCGCGGCGAGCAACTTCAAGCCATGGTTCAAGAAGGGACGCACCGTCGGCATGCTGATGGCCGGCATCGAACACTGGCTGCTGCCGCGGCTCGGCATCGCGACACCGCCATGGACGCTGCGCAATCCGGCCCCCGATCACAGCTTCCTCGCCGCGGCGGCGGACTGTCCGAAGATCGACTACCCCAAACCCGACGGCAGGATCAGCTTCGACCGGCTGTCCTCGGTGTTCCTCTCCAACACCAACCATGCCGAGAACCAGCCGGCGCACCTGACGCTGAAGGATGCGGACGTGCCGCTGGCGATCAACCGGGCCCGCTACGCCGGACCGGAAGCGCGCTACTGCCCCGCCGGGGTGTATGAATTCGTGGCAGACGACGCCGGCCGCGAACGCCTGCAGATCAACGCGCAGAACTGCGTGCACTGCAAGACCTGCGACATCAAGGACCCCACGCAGAACATCGTGTGGTGCGCCCCCGAAGGCGGTGGCGGCCCGAACTACACCGGCCTGTAA
- a CDS encoding helix-turn-helix domain-containing protein: MENLTEKSAPVLEESVGAVIRELRLKEGLTIAQVAELAGISRGMLSKIETGSTMAGMDTLARIARSLGVAMSALFSRYDATTASAQHVKGGAGMEVVRRGTKSGHTYHLLAYGQGPVKAFEPFLITMEDDSQTYPTFQHPGMEFLYMLEGQLEYRCGQQTYLLEPGDSLSFDGEVPHGPARLTQCPIKFLSIIVYPRGAE, from the coding sequence ATGGAAAACCTCACTGAAAAAAGCGCCCCCGTACTGGAAGAATCGGTCGGTGCCGTGATCCGCGAACTGCGCCTGAAAGAAGGCCTGACCATTGCGCAAGTGGCTGAATTGGCAGGGATAAGCCGCGGCATGCTGTCGAAGATCGAGACCGGCAGCACGATGGCGGGCATGGATACGCTGGCGCGCATCGCGCGTTCGCTCGGGGTGGCGATGTCGGCGCTGTTCAGCCGCTACGACGCGACCACGGCGTCGGCGCAGCACGTGAAGGGCGGGGCAGGCATGGAAGTGGTGCGCCGTGGCACCAAAAGCGGGCATACCTACCACCTGCTGGCCTATGGTCAGGGGCCGGTGAAGGCCTTCGAACCCTTCCTGATCACCATGGAAGACGACAGCCAGACCTATCCCACCTTCCAGCATCCGGGCATGGAATTCCTCTACATGCTGGAAGGCCAGCTGGAATACCGCTGCGGCCAGCAGACCTATCTGCTGGAGCCGGGCGATTCGCTGAGCTTCGACGGCGAGGTGCCGCACGGCCCGGCGAGGCTGACCCAGTGCCCGATCAAGTTCCTGTCGATCATCGTGTATCCGCGCGGCGCGGAGTGA
- the glnT gene encoding type III glutamate--ammonia ligase, with product MKPDLTSQLVQSPPGDLVAPPRFTSVEQAQEYLRARGVSYVLAQFVDIHGVAKAKSVPVSHLPSVVSSGAGFAGFAIWGVGIEPHGPDFMAVGDLSTLSVVPWQPGLARIVCEGHVDGKAWDYDSRVTLRKQVARLAERGWTLFTGLEPEFSLLRRGEDGSLLPADPSDTLDKPCYDYKSLSRTREFLERLSNDMRASGIDVYQIDHEDANGQFELNFTYADCLTSADHFVFFKMAASEIANELGYICSFMPKPFANRPGNGMHMHVSIGDGQRNLFEDKSDPRGLNLSQLAYHFLGGLLAHAPALTALCAPSVNSYKRLVVGRSLTGATWAPAYVSYGDNNRSSMIRVPKGRLELRLPDGSANPYLATAAVIAAGLDGIERRLDPGDPHNVNLYEWSPQQLADAGIGLLPQSLILALDSLEADSVICDALGPVAKEFLKLKRMEWVEYQRHVSEWEIKQYLEFY from the coding sequence GTGAAACCCGACCTGACCTCGCAGCTGGTTCAATCGCCGCCTGGCGACCTCGTCGCGCCGCCGCGCTTCACCAGCGTGGAGCAGGCGCAGGAGTACCTGCGCGCGCGCGGCGTGAGCTACGTCCTGGCCCAGTTCGTCGATATTCACGGTGTCGCCAAGGCCAAGTCCGTCCCGGTATCCCACCTGCCTTCGGTGGTGAGCAGCGGCGCCGGCTTTGCCGGCTTCGCCATCTGGGGCGTCGGCATCGAACCGCACGGCCCGGACTTCATGGCGGTGGGGGATCTGTCCACGCTGAGCGTGGTGCCCTGGCAGCCGGGGCTGGCGCGCATCGTCTGCGAAGGCCATGTCGACGGAAAAGCCTGGGACTACGACAGCCGGGTGACGCTGAGGAAGCAGGTGGCGCGGCTGGCGGAGCGCGGGTGGACGCTGTTCACCGGCCTGGAGCCGGAGTTCTCGCTGCTGCGCCGCGGTGAAGACGGCAGCCTGCTGCCGGCGGACCCCAGCGACACGCTGGACAAGCCCTGCTACGACTACAAGAGCCTGTCGCGCACGCGGGAATTCCTCGAGCGCCTGTCCAACGACATGCGCGCCAGCGGCATCGACGTCTATCAGATCGACCACGAGGACGCGAACGGCCAGTTCGAGCTGAACTTCACCTACGCCGACTGCCTGACCTCGGCCGACCATTTCGTGTTCTTCAAGATGGCGGCGAGCGAGATCGCCAACGAGCTGGGCTACATCTGCTCCTTCATGCCCAAGCCCTTTGCCAACCGGCCCGGCAACGGCATGCACATGCACGTCTCGATCGGTGACGGCCAGCGCAACCTGTTCGAGGACAAGTCCGATCCGCGCGGGCTGAACCTGTCGCAGCTCGCCTACCACTTCCTCGGCGGCCTGCTCGCCCACGCACCGGCGCTGACCGCGCTATGCGCGCCCTCGGTCAATTCCTACAAGCGGCTGGTGGTGGGGCGTTCGCTGACCGGCGCCACCTGGGCGCCGGCCTATGTCAGCTATGGCGACAACAACCGCTCCAGCATGATCCGCGTGCCCAAGGGCCGGCTGGAGCTGCGCCTGCCCGATGGCTCCGCCAACCCCTATCTCGCCACCGCCGCGGTGATCGCCGCCGGCCTGGACGGCATCGAGCGCCGCCTCGATCCGGGCGATCCGCACAACGTCAACCTGTACGAGTGGAGCCCGCAGCAGCTCGCCGACGCGGGCATCGGCCTGCTGCCGCAGAGCCTGATCCTGGCCCTCGACAGCCTGGAAGCGGACAGCGTGATCTGCGACGCGCTCGGCCCGGTGGCCAAGGAGTTCCTCAAGCTCAAGCGCATGGAGTGGGTGGAATACCAGCGCCACGTCTCGGAATGGGAAATCAAGCAGTACCTGGAGTTTTACTGA
- a CDS encoding glutamine amidotransferase, with product MCGIVGLLVKTPALREQLGELMVPMMIGMTERGPDSAGLAVFTAPLPAGRRKISVFAGYLEDADRYDWQALVDALNRDLDAHAEVAARGRHAIVSFAIAADAVRNWIADYQPLLKVFSTGRSIDLYKDIGTPAEVAARYGFAGFKGTHLVGHTRMATESAVTPDRAHPFTAGEDFCLVHNGSLSNPNGIRRMLAPHGIRFDTDNDTEAATRFLEWRLREGDELKEALQKGFEVLDGFYTFLMGTPTELALIRDPFACKPAVVAETDDYVAIASEFRSLAHLPGVNHAHVFEPAPEEMYVWKA from the coding sequence ATGTGTGGAATCGTCGGACTTCTCGTCAAAACCCCCGCGCTGCGCGAGCAGCTCGGCGAACTCATGGTCCCGATGATGATCGGGATGACCGAGCGCGGCCCCGACTCGGCCGGGCTGGCCGTGTTCACCGCGCCGCTGCCGGCCGGCCGGCGCAAGATCAGCGTGTTCGCCGGCTATCTCGAGGACGCTGACCGCTACGACTGGCAGGCGCTGGTCGATGCGCTCAACCGCGACCTCGATGCCCACGCCGAAGTCGCCGCCCGCGGCCGCCACGCCATCGTGTCCTTCGCCATCGCCGCCGACGCGGTGCGCAACTGGATCGCCGACTACCAGCCGCTGCTCAAGGTCTTCTCCACCGGCCGCAGCATCGATCTCTACAAGGACATCGGCACCCCGGCCGAGGTCGCCGCGCGCTACGGCTTTGCCGGCTTCAAGGGCACCCACCTGGTCGGCCACACCCGCATGGCCACCGAATCCGCGGTGACCCCGGACCGCGCCCATCCCTTCACCGCGGGCGAGGACTTCTGCCTGGTGCATAACGGCTCGCTGTCCAATCCCAACGGCATCCGCCGCATGCTGGCGCCGCACGGCATCCGCTTCGACACCGACAACGATACCGAGGCCGCCACCCGCTTTCTGGAATGGCGCCTGCGCGAAGGCGACGAACTGAAGGAGGCGCTGCAGAAGGGCTTCGAGGTGCTGGACGGCTTCTACACCTTCCTGATGGGCACGCCGACCGAACTGGCGCTGATCCGCGACCCCTTCGCCTGCAAGCCGGCGGTGGTCGCCGAGACCGACGACTACGTCGCCATCGCCTCCGAGTTCCGCTCGCTGGCCCACCTGCCCGGCGTCAATCACGCCCATGTCTTTGAACCCGCACCCGAGGAAATGTACGTATGGAAAGCGTGA
- a CDS encoding protein glxC: protein MESVNFDLAATPLREVNHYLHHQAPARAGQQVRIDNPNGAHAIAAGLNAPLDVVIEGHAGYYAAGMNQHATVTINGSAGTGVAENMMSGKVHVKGFASNAAGATAHGGLLLIDGDAGLRCAISLKGANVVVGGSVGSFSAFMAQAGNLVVLGDAGEALGDSLYEARIFVRGTVKSLGADCEEKPMGEAERAILADLLQQAGHADVDPASFKLYGSARTLYNFHVDNAGAY, encoded by the coding sequence ATGGAAAGCGTGAACTTCGACCTCGCCGCCACGCCGCTGCGTGAGGTCAACCACTACCTGCACCACCAGGCCCCGGCCCGCGCCGGCCAGCAGGTGCGCATCGACAACCCCAATGGCGCCCATGCGATCGCCGCGGGCCTCAACGCGCCGCTCGACGTCGTCATCGAGGGCCACGCCGGCTACTACGCCGCCGGCATGAACCAGCATGCCACCGTCACCATCAACGGCAGCGCCGGCACCGGCGTGGCCGAGAACATGATGAGCGGCAAGGTGCACGTGAAGGGCTTCGCCTCCAACGCCGCGGGCGCCACCGCCCACGGCGGCCTGCTGCTCATCGACGGCGACGCGGGCCTGCGCTGCGCCATCTCGCTGAAGGGCGCCAACGTGGTGGTCGGCGGCTCGGTCGGCAGCTTCTCGGCCTTCATGGCGCAGGCCGGCAACCTGGTGGTGCTCGGCGACGCCGGCGAAGCGCTGGGCGATTCGCTCTACGAAGCCCGCATCTTCGTGCGCGGCACGGTCAAGAGCCTGGGCGCGGACTGCGAGGAAAAGCCGATGGGCGAGGCCGAACGCGCCATCCTCGCCGACCTGCTGCAGCAGGCCGGCCACGCCGACGTCGATCCGGCGTCGTTCAAGCTCTACGGCTCGGCCCGCACCCTCTACAACTTCCACGTCGACAATGCAGGAGCCTACTGA
- a CDS encoding FMN-binding glutamate synthase family protein, translating to MTTTNTPAGQIPQTVPQFSSTFDAYTLSEIRRAAATGIYDIRGGGTKRKLPHFDDLLFLGASISRYPLEGYREKCGTDVVLGTRFAKKPIHLKIPVTIAGMSFGALSANAKEALGRGASIAGTSTTTGDGGMTPEERGQSQTLIYQYLPSRYGMNPDDLRKADAIEVVIGQGAKPGGGGMLLGQKISPRVAAMRCLPQGIDQRSACRHPDWTGPDDLEIKILELREITDWEKPIYVKVGATRPYYDVALAVKAGADVVVLDGMQGGTAATQEVFIEHVGIPILAAIRPAVQALQDLGMHRKVQLIVSGGIRNGADVAKALALGADAVAIGTAALVALGDNDPRHEEEYRKLGTTAGAYDDWHEGRDPAGITTQDPALAARLDPVQAGRRLANYLSVMTMEAQVIARACGKSHLHNLEPEDLTALTLEAAAMAQVPLAGTGWIPGKTF from the coding sequence ATGACCACGACGAATACGCCTGCCGGCCAGATCCCGCAGACCGTGCCGCAGTTTTCCAGCACCTTCGACGCCTACACCCTGTCCGAAATCCGCCGCGCCGCGGCCACCGGGATCTATGACATCCGCGGCGGCGGCACCAAGCGCAAGCTGCCCCATTTCGACGACCTCCTGTTCCTCGGCGCCTCGATCAGCCGCTACCCGCTCGAAGGCTATCGCGAGAAGTGCGGCACCGACGTGGTGCTCGGCACCCGCTTCGCCAAGAAGCCGATCCACCTGAAGATTCCGGTGACCATCGCCGGCATGAGCTTCGGCGCGCTGTCCGCCAACGCCAAGGAGGCGCTGGGCCGTGGCGCCAGCATCGCCGGCACCAGCACCACCACCGGCGACGGCGGCATGACGCCGGAAGAGCGCGGCCAGTCGCAGACGCTGATCTACCAGTACCTGCCCTCGCGCTACGGCATGAACCCCGACGACCTGCGCAAGGCCGACGCCATCGAGGTGGTGATCGGCCAGGGCGCCAAGCCGGGCGGCGGCGGCATGCTGCTGGGCCAGAAGATCAGCCCGCGCGTCGCCGCGATGCGCTGCCTGCCGCAGGGTATCGACCAGCGCTCGGCCTGCCGCCACCCGGACTGGACCGGCCCCGACGATCTGGAGATCAAGATCCTCGAACTGCGCGAGATCACCGACTGGGAGAAGCCGATCTACGTGAAGGTGGGCGCCACCCGCCCCTACTACGACGTGGCGCTGGCGGTGAAGGCCGGCGCCGACGTGGTGGTGCTCGACGGCATGCAGGGCGGCACCGCCGCCACCCAGGAAGTCTTCATCGAGCACGTCGGCATCCCCATCCTCGCCGCCATCCGCCCCGCGGTGCAGGCGCTGCAGGACCTGGGCATGCACCGCAAGGTCCAGCTCATCGTCTCGGGCGGCATCCGCAACGGCGCCGACGTGGCCAAGGCGCTGGCGCTGGGCGCGGACGCGGTGGCGATCGGCACCGCCGCGCTGGTGGCGCTGGGCGACAACGACCCGCGTCATGAAGAGGAATACCGCAAGCTCGGCACCACCGCCGGCGCCTACGACGACTGGCACGAAGGCCGCGACCCGGCCGGCATCACCACCCAGGACCCCGCGCTCGCCGCGCGCCTGGACCCGGTGCAGGCCGGGCGCCGGCTGGCCAACTACCTGTCGGTGATGACGATGGAGGCGCAGGTCATCGCCCGCGCCTGCGGCAAGTCCCATCTGCACAACCTGGAGCCGGAGGACCTGACCGCGCTGACGCTGGAGGCCGCCGCCATGGCCCAGGTGCCGCTCGCGGGTACCGGCTGGATTCCGGGGAAGACGTTCTGA
- a CDS encoding P-II family nitrogen regulator, with translation MKLITAIIRPFKLDEVREALAHVGVTGLTVTEIKGFGRQKGHAELYRGAEYVVDFVPKVKLETVVADERLEATLEAIQAAAHTGKIGDGKMFVTTVDQTIRIRTGESGADAL, from the coding sequence ATGAAACTGATCACCGCAATCATCCGCCCCTTCAAGCTCGACGAGGTCCGCGAGGCGCTGGCGCACGTCGGCGTCACCGGGCTCACCGTCACCGAGATCAAGGGCTTCGGCCGACAGAAAGGCCATGCCGAGCTGTACCGCGGCGCCGAGTACGTCGTCGATTTCGTCCCCAAGGTGAAGCTCGAAACGGTGGTGGCCGACGAGCGCCTGGAGGCGACGCTGGAAGCCATACAGGCCGCTGCCCATACCGGCAAGATCGGCGACGGCAAGATGTTCGTGACCACCGTCGACCAGACCATCCGCATCCGCACCGGCGAGTCCGGTGCCGACGCCCTCTGA